A window of the Canis lupus baileyi chromosome 1, mCanLup2.hap1, whole genome shotgun sequence genome harbors these coding sequences:
- the LOC140633588 gene encoding uncharacterized protein isoform X1, whose protein sequence is MTLAMAGGTWTGPGCWCAVEDEEAPSEQSISIEVSHDSISKAGSSTQMAHPCDICGPILKDILHQETRQGLKPYTCGACGKQFCFTANFHQHQKQYNVEKPLRRDKGKTSFVKNCRVCEEPHLSEKPFQCEEEQTLQVSLGSHQQKATHSKKKTRSTRSGEASHSGQMHYRCSECGKAFNRKDTLVQHQRIHTGERPYECSECGKAFSRKATLIQHQRIHTGERPYECKECGKAFSRKDNLTQHKRIHTGEMPYKCSECGKYFSHHSNLIVHQRVHNGARPYKCNNCGKVFRHKSTLVQHESIHTGENPYVCSDCGKSFGHKYTLIKHQRIHTEARPFECIECGKFFSRSSDFIAHQRVHTGERPFVCSKCGKDFIRTSHLVRHQKVHTGERPYECNECGKAYSLSSHLIRHQKVHTAGRL, encoded by the exons ATGACTCTAGCCATGGCAGGAGGGACGTGGACAGGCCCTG GTTGTTGGTGTGCAGTGGAGGATGAAGAGGCACCTTCTGAACAGAGTATTTCTATAGAAGTGTCACATGATAGTATTTCCAAGGCAGGTTCATCCACCCAGATGGCTCACCCTTGCGACATATGTGGCCCTATCTTGAAAGATATCTTGCACCAGGAAACACGCCAAGGGCTGAAACCTTACACATGTGGGGCCTGTGGGAAACAATTCTGCTTCACTGCAAACTTTCATCAGCACCAGAAGCAGTACAATGTAGAGAAACCCTTAAGAAGAGACAAAGGGAAGACCTCATTTGTCAAGAACTGTAGAGTTTGTGAAGAACCTCACCTGTCAGAAAAACCTTTTCAATGTGAGGAGGAGCAGACCCTCCAGGTCAGTTTGGGCAGTCACCAGCAGAAGGCCACTCACAGCAAGAAGAAGACAAGGAGCACCAGGAGTGGGGAGGCCTCTCACAGTGGCCAGATGCATTACAGGTGCAgcgaatgtgggaaggccttcaaCCGCAAAGACACACTTGTCCAGCACCAGAGAATccacactggagaaaggccttatgagtgcagtgaatgtgggaaagccttcagccGTAAAGCCACCCTTATCCAACAccagagaattcacactggagaaaggccttatgagtgcaaagaatgtggaaaagcctttagcCGCAAAGACAACCTTACTCAGCACAaaagaattcacactggagaaatGCCTTACAAGTGTAGTGAATGTGGAAAATACTTTAGTCATCATTCCAACCTAATTGTACACCAGAGAGTTCACAATGGAGCGAGGCCTTATAAGTGCAACAATTGTGGGAAAGTCTTCAGGCACAAATCCACACTTGTTCAGCATGAGAGTATTCATACTGGAGAAAATCCTTATGTTTGCAGTGATTGTGGGAAATCCTTTGGTCACAAATATACCCTCATTAAACACCAGAGGATTCACACTGAGGCAAGGCCTTTTGAGTGCATTGAATGTGGGAAATTCTTTAGTCGAAGCTCTGACTTTATTGCACATCAGAGAGTTCACACAGGGGAAAGGCCATTTGTGTGCAGCAAATGTGGGAAAGATTTCATCAGAACATCCCACCTTGTTAGGCACCAAaaagttcacactggagaaaggccaTATGAGTGCAATGAGTGTGGGAAAGCCTATAGTTTAAGTTCCCACCTCATTCGGCACCAGAAAGTTCACACTGCAGGAAGGCTTTAG
- the LOC140633588 gene encoding uncharacterized protein isoform X2, whose protein sequence is MAHPCDICGPILKDILHQETRQGLKPYTCGACGKQFCFTANFHQHQKQYNVEKPLRRDKGKTSFVKNCRVCEEPHLSEKPFQCEEEQTLQVSLGSHQQKATHSKKKTRSTRSGEASHSGQMHYRCSECGKAFNRKDTLVQHQRIHTGERPYECSECGKAFSRKATLIQHQRIHTGERPYECKECGKAFSRKDNLTQHKRIHTGEMPYKCSECGKYFSHHSNLIVHQRVHNGARPYKCNNCGKVFRHKSTLVQHESIHTGENPYVCSDCGKSFGHKYTLIKHQRIHTEARPFECIECGKFFSRSSDFIAHQRVHTGERPFVCSKCGKDFIRTSHLVRHQKVHTGERPYECNECGKAYSLSSHLIRHQKVHTAGRL, encoded by the coding sequence ATGGCTCACCCTTGCGACATATGTGGCCCTATCTTGAAAGATATCTTGCACCAGGAAACACGCCAAGGGCTGAAACCTTACACATGTGGGGCCTGTGGGAAACAATTCTGCTTCACTGCAAACTTTCATCAGCACCAGAAGCAGTACAATGTAGAGAAACCCTTAAGAAGAGACAAAGGGAAGACCTCATTTGTCAAGAACTGTAGAGTTTGTGAAGAACCTCACCTGTCAGAAAAACCTTTTCAATGTGAGGAGGAGCAGACCCTCCAGGTCAGTTTGGGCAGTCACCAGCAGAAGGCCACTCACAGCAAGAAGAAGACAAGGAGCACCAGGAGTGGGGAGGCCTCTCACAGTGGCCAGATGCATTACAGGTGCAgcgaatgtgggaaggccttcaaCCGCAAAGACACACTTGTCCAGCACCAGAGAATccacactggagaaaggccttatgagtgcagtgaatgtgggaaagccttcagccGTAAAGCCACCCTTATCCAACAccagagaattcacactggagaaaggccttatgagtgcaaagaatgtggaaaagcctttagcCGCAAAGACAACCTTACTCAGCACAaaagaattcacactggagaaatGCCTTACAAGTGTAGTGAATGTGGAAAATACTTTAGTCATCATTCCAACCTAATTGTACACCAGAGAGTTCACAATGGAGCGAGGCCTTATAAGTGCAACAATTGTGGGAAAGTCTTCAGGCACAAATCCACACTTGTTCAGCATGAGAGTATTCATACTGGAGAAAATCCTTATGTTTGCAGTGATTGTGGGAAATCCTTTGGTCACAAATATACCCTCATTAAACACCAGAGGATTCACACTGAGGCAAGGCCTTTTGAGTGCATTGAATGTGGGAAATTCTTTAGTCGAAGCTCTGACTTTATTGCACATCAGAGAGTTCACACAGGGGAAAGGCCATTTGTGTGCAGCAAATGTGGGAAAGATTTCATCAGAACATCCCACCTTGTTAGGCACCAAaaagttcacactggagaaaggccaTATGAGTGCAATGAGTGTGGGAAAGCCTATAGTTTAAGTTCCCACCTCATTCGGCACCAGAAAGTTCACACTGCAGGAAGGCTTTAG